The Hymenobacter oligotrophus genome has a window encoding:
- a CDS encoding carboxypeptidase regulatory-like domain-containing protein — MLLSMFNRALMGAGLLAASISQPAAANFSEVPSAHTGVQITGSFSGTLIDQYTGRPINQATVALMRHDNEQLIAGAVTADNGEFRLDRATFGRYMLHVEIAGYEPLHEEVVIAAGRDVVDLGSYGLIPLKAVATNSAQHKMTLVAQD; from the coding sequence ATGTTACTTTCAATGTTCAACCGCGCCCTAATGGGTGCTGGCCTCCTCGCTGCATCCATTTCGCAACCCGCTGCCGCCAACTTCTCGGAGGTACCTAGCGCCCACACTGGCGTTCAAATCACGGGCTCCTTCAGCGGTACGCTCATCGACCAGTACACTGGCCGGCCTATTAACCAAGCCACCGTTGCCTTAATGCGCCACGACAACGAGCAACTGATTGCCGGTGCCGTAACCGCTGACAACGGCGAGTTCCGACTCGACCGCGCCACTTTCGGTCGTTACATGCTGCACGTCGAAATTGCTGGCTACGAGCCGCTTCACGAAGAAGTAGTCATTGCTGCCGGTCGCGATGTAGTAGACCTAGGCAGCTACGGCCTCATCCCGCTGAAGGCTGTTGCCACCAACTCCGCACAGCATAAAATGACGCTGGTAGCCCAGGACTAA
- a CDS encoding TIGR02117 family protein, which produces MSAFVAFVVLLMSGTLIPRNAAFRQTPDGVPMYVVSNGFHTDLVLPIQEPRTHTNWLQRTGNAALQARFAGYEYIAFGWGNEAFYLESYGGRMPKLGTVLRAVLPARTLMHVGFYRGAPRPRERVVPLRISVDEYRQLTNYIEQSFRPDSLGNWALRNEAGYSPDDFFFRARGRYHSLRTCNDWTNQGLHRAGIRAALKAPLAASVLYQVRQAAEKSK; this is translated from the coding sequence ATGTCCGCTTTCGTTGCCTTTGTGGTGCTGCTGATGTCCGGAACGCTGATTCCGCGCAACGCGGCGTTTCGGCAAACGCCCGATGGCGTGCCGATGTATGTGGTGTCGAACGGCTTCCACACCGATTTGGTATTGCCTATCCAAGAGCCCCGCACCCATACCAACTGGCTGCAGCGCACCGGCAACGCAGCTCTACAAGCGCGCTTCGCCGGCTACGAGTACATAGCGTTTGGCTGGGGCAACGAGGCGTTTTACCTCGAGTCGTACGGCGGGCGCATGCCCAAGCTGGGCACCGTGCTGCGAGCCGTGCTGCCGGCCCGTACGCTGATGCACGTAGGCTTTTACCGCGGGGCACCTAGGCCGCGCGAGCGGGTGGTACCGCTGCGTATTTCGGTTGATGAGTACCGGCAACTCACCAACTACATCGAGCAATCCTTCCGGCCCGACTCGCTCGGCAATTGGGCACTGCGCAACGAAGCCGGTTACTCGCCCGACGATTTCTTTTTCCGGGCTCGGGGCCGATACCACTCCCTACGCACCTGCAACGACTGGACCAACCAAGGCCTGCACCGCGCCGGCATTCGGGCGGCCCTTAAGGCTCCGCTGGCCGCCTCGGTGCTGTACCAAGTGCGCCAAGCCGCCGAAAAAAGTAAGTAG
- a CDS encoding carboxypeptidase regulatory-like domain-containing protein, translating to MKTTAAFRSLFSALALMLALYATAAVTSRTGQVTGTVLDAGTKESIPQAHVVLLRARDNAYVATATTAPDGSFRFKNLPFGQYKLRTTILGYQEPQSTLKVNALQPRLNLGKVQLEPVNLPAEQAPLALANTAGASALIMH from the coding sequence ATGAAAACGACTGCTGCCTTCCGCTCCCTTTTTTCGGCCCTCGCCCTGATGCTGGCCCTTTACGCCACCGCCGCCGTTACCTCCCGAACAGGCCAGGTAACCGGCACCGTGCTCGACGCGGGCACCAAAGAAAGCATACCGCAAGCCCACGTGGTGCTGCTCCGGGCCCGCGACAACGCCTACGTAGCCACCGCCACCACCGCCCCCGATGGCAGCTTCCGCTTCAAAAACTTGCCCTTCGGCCAGTACAAGCTCCGCACCACCATCCTGGGTTACCAAGAGCCACAATCGACGCTGAAGGTAAACGCCTTGCAACCGCGCCTCAACCTAGGCAAGGTGCAGCTCGAGCCCGTGAACCTGCCCGCCGAGCAAGCCCCGCTGGCATTGGCCAATACCGCGGGCGCTTCGGCCCTCATTATGCACTAA
- a CDS encoding vWA domain-containing protein: protein MTSTTARAGPARMLTWLYSWTIWEALLTAGALVLYVGYVWRTVRLSRPLGMSGWRLAWKALPRLLAFGLLLVALLGPAYGLTQRAVRTAGKDVWLLVDLSRSMDANDVAPSRLQKAKAELTALVQRFPADRIGLIVFSSEAFVHCPLTYDQEALLILLNTLDTKLVPKGSTELTQPLQLALARMATSALKPDSVGAPRATALVLVSDGEDYSDNVEGVLREVVRSGMRLYTVGVGTAAGGRIPRAGGYVRDAQGKPVLTRLQPAVLRRLSEATGGVYVELTDRRNEFPLLLRAISRLEGQTQQVRTVTVADNRYLYPLAAALLLLALDVVISVTVVKP from the coding sequence TTGACATCGACCACCGCCCGCGCTGGGCCCGCACGCATGCTTACTTGGCTGTATTCCTGGACGATTTGGGAAGCCTTGCTTACGGCTGGGGCGCTGGTGCTATATGTGGGTTACGTGTGGCGCACGGTGCGGCTTTCGCGCCCGCTCGGCATGTCGGGGTGGCGCTTGGCCTGGAAAGCCTTGCCTCGCCTGCTGGCGTTTGGGCTCTTGCTGGTAGCGCTGCTGGGCCCGGCCTACGGGCTTACCCAGCGCGCGGTGCGCACCGCCGGTAAGGACGTGTGGCTGCTTGTCGATTTGTCGCGCTCCATGGATGCTAACGACGTGGCGCCTTCGCGGCTGCAAAAAGCCAAAGCCGAGCTGACTGCTTTGGTGCAGCGCTTTCCGGCCGACCGCATTGGGCTCATCGTGTTCAGCTCCGAAGCCTTCGTACACTGCCCGCTCACTTACGACCAGGAAGCGCTGCTGATCTTGCTGAATACCCTGGATACGAAGTTAGTGCCTAAAGGCAGCACCGAGCTGACACAACCTTTGCAATTGGCCCTCGCACGCATGGCCACCTCGGCGCTTAAGCCCGACAGCGTTGGCGCACCTAGGGCCACGGCGCTGGTATTGGTGAGCGATGGCGAGGACTACAGCGACAACGTGGAAGGGGTGCTGCGCGAAGTAGTACGCAGCGGCATGCGCCTTTACACCGTTGGGGTGGGCACCGCCGCAGGCGGGCGCATACCCCGGGCCGGCGGGTACGTGCGCGATGCGCAGGGCAAACCGGTTCTCACGCGTTTGCAGCCGGCCGTGCTGCGCCGCCTTTCCGAGGCAACCGGCGGCGTGTATGTAGAGCTGACGGACCGGCGCAACGAGTTTCCGCTGCTGTTGCGGGCCATATCGCGCCTCGAGGGCCAAACCCAGCAGGTGCGCACCGTAACCGTAGCCGACAACCGCTACCTGTACCCGTTGGCGGCGGCCTTGTTGCTGCTCGCGCTGGATGTGGTTATATCCGTAACCGTAGTGAAGCCCTGA
- a CDS encoding TonB-dependent receptor domain-containing protein, translated as MFALYSSKALWCALPVAVCTSMAAQAQQAPGSVAGTLLDKANNQPLPFANVVLLRAQDSTLVTGTATTETGRFKLEKVAPGTYALRATVLGYQPLRRTVTVGAAGGDVDLGSVALQPTTQQLKGVTVTGERTAVEDNLDKKVINVEKDLTTVGGTAVNVLQNVPSVAVSPDGTVSMRGSSNITILIDGKPTGAANGGVGNRLEQIPASSIEKVEVVTNPSARYDAAGAGGVINIILKKQKKDGWNGQATATIGTRDKYNGSLSLNRRTGKLNVFGSADVRDMDFRSTMWMDQYTTVEGNSLRTAQQGGNLRQNKTYNGRLGFDLNLPANQSLTVAFEPNLNRSRNTGWQVANLTDAAGTRRIASTLGVRENVDNHEASADYRRTWEQHKGRELTANLGYTYLNANVVVGQRNTEGTATDDLREWKQDIGVNLHGVAGQVDYTHPLGEKTRFDTGLKGQWQTNEGTYDFMRQDAEGEEAKRVADRSYAYTFNEYTQAAYATYQTEVGKWKVQGGLRAEYTNTSGSVKNGQGPFKLEYLNLFPSATVVRALPTADQRVQLSYSRRLNRPNFMQLLAFPLYQDQRSYRIGDPSLRPEYINALELGHQMTLGQASLSSTLFYRQTNNAIQRLTKIDTLATRLYGNGAVITGQYADNFGRAYSYGAEVSWNQPLTKWWRVTANGSLFQTNVTAATGNESSRRTVSGTARLMNSFSPTPKLDVQLTGNYRAAVLTSQGRVAPVGSVDIAFRHRLFNDKAALTLRVSDIFNTQRNRVEAFAQTPTTDYRATMYNKWESRVGYLGFSWYMGKNKPPKKIENQPQGGGGGFGG; from the coding sequence ATGTTTGCACTATACTCATCCAAAGCCCTGTGGTGCGCTCTTCCGGTAGCGGTTTGCACGTCGATGGCTGCTCAGGCCCAACAAGCCCCTGGCTCGGTAGCCGGCACCTTGCTCGACAAAGCAAACAACCAGCCCCTGCCCTTTGCCAACGTGGTGCTGCTCCGCGCCCAAGATTCGACGCTGGTAACGGGTACCGCCACAACGGAAACCGGCCGCTTTAAGCTCGAGAAAGTTGCCCCGGGCACCTACGCCCTCCGCGCTACTGTGCTGGGTTATCAGCCGCTGCGCCGTACGGTAACGGTTGGCGCTGCAGGCGGCGATGTTGACCTGGGCTCGGTGGCGCTGCAACCAACCACGCAGCAACTAAAGGGCGTGACGGTAACGGGTGAGCGGACAGCGGTGGAGGACAACTTGGACAAGAAAGTCATCAACGTAGAAAAGGACCTGACGACCGTAGGCGGCACGGCCGTAAACGTGTTGCAAAACGTGCCTTCGGTGGCTGTTTCGCCCGATGGCACCGTGAGCATGCGCGGCAGCTCCAACATTACCATCCTGATCGACGGCAAACCCACCGGCGCGGCCAACGGCGGTGTGGGCAACCGGCTGGAGCAAATTCCGGCCAGCAGCATCGAGAAAGTGGAGGTGGTAACCAACCCCTCGGCCCGGTACGATGCGGCTGGCGCGGGTGGCGTCATCAACATCATCCTGAAGAAGCAAAAGAAAGACGGCTGGAACGGCCAGGCCACGGCCACCATTGGCACCCGCGACAAATACAACGGCAGCCTCAGCCTGAACCGCCGCACCGGCAAGCTGAACGTGTTTGGCTCGGCGGATGTGCGCGACATGGACTTCCGCTCGACGATGTGGATGGACCAGTACACCACCGTGGAGGGCAACTCGCTGCGCACCGCGCAGCAGGGCGGCAACCTGCGCCAAAATAAAACCTACAACGGCCGCCTGGGCTTCGATCTGAACCTGCCGGCCAACCAGAGCCTAACGGTAGCATTCGAGCCGAACCTGAACCGCAGCCGGAACACCGGCTGGCAAGTAGCCAACCTTACCGATGCCGCTGGCACGCGCCGCATTGCCAGCACCCTAGGTGTGCGCGAAAATGTTGACAACCACGAGGCATCGGCCGATTACCGCCGCACCTGGGAGCAGCACAAGGGCCGCGAGCTAACTGCCAACCTGGGATATACTTACCTGAACGCCAACGTGGTAGTAGGCCAACGCAACACCGAAGGTACCGCTACCGACGATTTGCGCGAGTGGAAACAAGACATAGGCGTGAACCTGCACGGCGTGGCAGGGCAAGTGGATTACACGCACCCCCTAGGTGAGAAAACGCGCTTTGATACGGGCCTTAAGGGCCAATGGCAAACCAACGAAGGCACCTACGATTTCATGCGCCAGGATGCCGAGGGCGAAGAAGCAAAGCGCGTAGCCGACCGCTCGTACGCCTACACCTTCAATGAGTACACCCAAGCCGCATACGCCACTTACCAAACCGAGGTGGGCAAATGGAAGGTGCAAGGCGGCCTGCGCGCCGAGTACACCAACACCAGCGGCTCTGTAAAGAACGGCCAAGGCCCCTTTAAGCTGGAGTACCTCAATTTGTTTCCGTCGGCTACGGTGGTGCGTGCCCTGCCCACGGCCGACCAGCGCGTGCAGCTGAGCTACTCGCGCCGCCTCAACCGCCCCAACTTCATGCAGTTGCTCGCCTTTCCGCTCTACCAGGATCAGCGCAGCTACCGCATCGGCGACCCCAGCCTGCGCCCCGAGTACATTAACGCGCTGGAGCTGGGCCACCAGATGACGCTGGGCCAGGCCAGCCTCAGCTCGACGCTGTTCTACCGCCAAACCAACAACGCCATTCAGCGCCTCACCAAAATCGATACGCTGGCCACTCGCCTCTACGGCAACGGCGCGGTAATCACGGGCCAGTACGCCGACAACTTTGGGCGGGCTTACAGCTACGGCGCCGAGGTATCCTGGAACCAGCCGCTGACTAAATGGTGGCGCGTAACGGCCAACGGCTCGTTGTTCCAGACGAATGTAACGGCCGCCACCGGCAACGAATCGAGCCGCCGCACCGTGTCGGGCACGGCCCGCCTGATGAACTCCTTCAGCCCCACACCCAAGCTCGATGTGCAGCTAACCGGCAACTACCGCGCGGCCGTGCTCACGTCGCAAGGCCGGGTGGCACCGGTAGGCTCAGTGGATATTGCCTTCCGTCATCGCCTCTTCAACGACAAAGCTGCGCTAACCCTGCGCGTATCGGATATCTTCAACACCCAGCGCAACCGCGTAGAGGCCTTCGCCCAAACGCCCACTACCGATTACCGCGCCACCATGTACAACAAGTGGGAGTCGCGCGTCGGCTACCTAGGTTTCTCTTGGTACATGGGCAAAAATAAGCCGCCGAAAAAGATTGAGAACCAGCCGCAAGGTGGCGGTGGCGGCTTCGGCGGCTAA
- a CDS encoding toxin-antitoxin system YwqK family antitoxin — protein sequence MNKLLLAGSLLLLAAPAWAQRPRVFTTYFDTTHTKKREVYRALVGADTVMEGPYKRFYRSGKLEVQTSYRGGKPDSAYVEFFATGQRRLEVTFKEGQRQGPFRTFYPTGKVAQEGSYVDDQPTGNIKMYHPSGELKLETTLERGQPSGVVRQVYASGKPQVEMTYKDGQPNGVVRTYFPNGQLQSEGTYRNGLLAGGYKTWYSNGQLETEVTMDNTGRGTMRTYYPTGKLRTEGNYVPATVATRQVTNQLGDDLTKRAQQLAPGTANLEGAVKTYYEDGKLKSTQNYKAGLLTGLSRYFYPSGKPEQEVVYSNAAKDRKVTVFFEEGGVKEEQEYKNTQRNGTWRTFFPNSKQVQRKETYLNGRLVGDQTTYFPTGQVQRKLTFEGGKAVGAEQEFYQSGKLRSETAWKAGLKSGPFRQLREDGTLEVQGQFRNNRETGVWSYFGPDGKTVSEKKTLRNGQVVAPGTK from the coding sequence ATGAACAAACTACTGCTGGCGGGCTCCCTCCTGCTGCTAGCGGCTCCGGCCTGGGCCCAACGCCCCCGCGTCTTCACCACATACTTCGATACCACCCACACCAAAAAGCGCGAAGTGTACCGCGCCTTGGTAGGGGCCGATACCGTGATGGAAGGCCCTTACAAACGCTTTTACCGCTCGGGCAAGTTGGAGGTGCAAACCAGCTACCGGGGCGGCAAGCCCGATAGCGCCTACGTGGAGTTTTTTGCAACGGGGCAGCGCCGACTTGAAGTAACCTTCAAAGAAGGCCAGCGGCAAGGACCTTTCCGCACGTTTTACCCCACGGGCAAAGTAGCGCAGGAAGGCTCTTACGTCGACGACCAGCCCACGGGCAATATCAAGATGTACCACCCCTCGGGCGAGCTGAAACTGGAAACCACGTTGGAGCGCGGTCAGCCCTCCGGTGTGGTGCGCCAGGTGTATGCCTCGGGCAAGCCCCAGGTTGAGATGACCTACAAGGACGGGCAGCCCAACGGCGTGGTGCGCACCTACTTCCCCAACGGGCAGCTGCAAAGCGAAGGCACCTACCGCAACGGCCTGTTGGCCGGCGGCTACAAAACCTGGTACAGCAACGGCCAGCTCGAAACGGAGGTGACCATGGACAACACCGGCCGCGGCACCATGCGCACCTACTACCCTACGGGCAAGCTGCGCACCGAGGGCAACTACGTGCCGGCCACCGTCGCTACCCGGCAGGTAACCAACCAGCTCGGCGACGACCTTACCAAACGCGCTCAACAGCTAGCCCCCGGCACGGCCAACCTCGAAGGCGCCGTGAAAACTTACTACGAGGACGGCAAGCTGAAAAGCACACAGAATTACAAAGCCGGTTTGCTGACGGGACTATCCCGCTACTTCTACCCGTCGGGCAAGCCGGAGCAGGAAGTGGTGTACTCCAATGCGGCCAAAGATCGTAAGGTGACGGTATTTTTCGAGGAAGGCGGCGTGAAGGAAGAGCAGGAGTACAAGAACACCCAGCGCAACGGCACGTGGCGCACCTTCTTCCCCAACAGTAAGCAGGTGCAGCGAAAGGAAACCTACCTCAACGGCCGTTTGGTGGGCGACCAAACCACCTACTTCCCTACCGGTCAGGTTCAGCGCAAACTCACCTTCGAGGGCGGCAAAGCCGTGGGCGCCGAGCAGGAATTCTACCAGTCGGGTAAGCTCCGGAGCGAAACTGCTTGGAAGGCTGGGCTGAAATCGGGCCCTTTCCGCCAATTGCGCGAAGATGGTACCCTGGAGGTACAAGGACAGTTCCGCAACAACCGCGAAACCGGCGTGTGGAGCTACTTCGGCCCCGATGGCAAAACCGTATCGGAAAAGAAGACTTTACGGAATGGGCAGGTAGTTGCCCCCGGTACCAAGTAA
- a CDS encoding acetyl-CoA C-acyltransferase produces the protein MQTKEVYIISAVRTPIGSFGGSLASLSATELGGIALKGALEKAGVEPKEVQQVIMGNVISANLGQAPARQAALKAGLGYEVECTTVNKVCASGSKAIMMAAQAIMLGHADVVLAGGMESMSNVPYYLDKARFGAKYGHSQMIDGLMKDGLWDPYHNYAMGNAAENTAKKMGITREEQDAFAIESYTRSANAAKAGKKKDEIIPVTIEQRGKTVVVEDDEEYTKVDFAKVPGLKPAFIKEGGTVTAANASTLNDGAAAVLLMSKEKAEALGVTPIARVLGFADAEQAPEWFTTSPSLAIPKALKYAGVTPEQVDFYEINEAFSVVSLANNKLLKLEGSKVNVYGGAVSLGHPLGASGARIVTTLLNVMRNEGGKIGVTGICNGGGGASSLVFEKL, from the coding sequence ATGCAGACGAAAGAAGTCTATATCATTTCGGCGGTGCGCACGCCCATCGGTTCGTTTGGCGGCAGCTTGGCCTCGCTTTCGGCTACCGAGCTGGGCGGCATTGCCCTGAAAGGCGCCCTCGAGAAAGCCGGCGTGGAGCCCAAAGAGGTGCAGCAGGTAATCATGGGCAACGTGATTTCGGCCAACCTGGGCCAGGCTCCGGCCCGCCAGGCTGCCCTGAAAGCCGGCCTAGGTTACGAGGTGGAGTGCACCACCGTAAACAAAGTGTGTGCTTCGGGTTCAAAGGCCATTATGATGGCCGCCCAAGCCATTATGCTGGGCCACGCCGATGTAGTGCTGGCCGGCGGTATGGAAAGCATGTCGAACGTACCGTACTACCTCGACAAAGCCCGCTTCGGTGCCAAGTACGGCCACAGCCAGATGATCGACGGCCTGATGAAGGACGGCCTGTGGGACCCCTACCACAACTACGCCATGGGCAACGCGGCCGAAAACACGGCCAAGAAGATGGGCATCACCCGCGAAGAGCAGGATGCCTTTGCCATTGAGAGCTACACCCGCAGCGCCAACGCGGCCAAAGCCGGCAAAAAGAAGGACGAAATCATTCCGGTTACGATTGAGCAGCGCGGCAAAACCGTGGTGGTTGAGGACGACGAGGAGTACACCAAAGTCGACTTTGCCAAAGTACCCGGCCTGAAGCCGGCTTTCATCAAAGAGGGTGGTACCGTAACCGCGGCCAATGCCTCTACCCTCAACGACGGCGCCGCCGCCGTGTTGCTGATGAGCAAGGAAAAGGCCGAAGCCCTAGGTGTTACGCCGATTGCGCGCGTACTGGGCTTTGCCGATGCCGAGCAGGCGCCGGAGTGGTTCACCACCTCGCCTTCGCTGGCTATTCCGAAGGCCCTGAAGTACGCCGGCGTAACGCCCGAGCAAGTCGACTTCTACGAAATCAACGAGGCTTTCTCGGTAGTATCACTTGCCAACAACAAGCTGCTTAAGCTAGAAGGCTCGAAAGTGAACGTGTACGGCGGTGCCGTGTCGCTGGGCCACCCGCTGGGGGCTTCGGGTGCGCGCATCGTAACCACGCTGCTGAACGTGATGCGTAACGAAGGCGGCAAGATTGGGGTAACCGGCATCTGCAACGGTGGCGGTGGCGCCAGCAGCCTCGTGTTCGAGAAATTGTAA
- a CDS encoding TonB-dependent receptor domain-containing protein, with product MSSVFTSSSQQLPRLLLVILLLLPLSVWAQTTGSVTGTLLDGSNGQPVPFANVVLLRAQDSTLVTGAQTADNGAFKIEGVPFGNYSLRVTQLGYRPARRPITLSAEQASLALGQLRLRSTTQQLKGVTVTGERAIVQDNLDKKVINVSKDLSTVGGTAVDVLQNVPSVNVDQNGSVSLRGSQNVTIYIDGKPTGAAGGGRAVNLDQIPASQIESVEIVTNPSARYDAEGSGGILNIVLKKEQRNGLNGSVTLNAGTRDKYNGSVALNLRQGKFNFFGNYDARYDNRFTRRNLDQVSTLRGRVERDSAIVLTQRGRGDRTGMSHSGRFGFDYTLSPQQTITLSVQPRLNTSDAIETLNANRRYAPTGADRGSFIRRNDSEGRNRSTDFTLDYRRTWAGQKRRELMAMAVFTPIRSENITDSRLDSVQARRLPAQPQLQQQRSDNRLDQGSAQIDYVHPLGEKGRLDLGLKSVMRRTDADFQFLLGLSDALPLTFDASRSNRFKYEEYIQAAYLTYQNVRGKLNYQVGLRTEQTNARGRQLNTAPAPGGQPFPAEFRRSYLGLFPSVTLAYDVSPSQRVQASYSRRLNRPDVNSLNPFIDYSDPLNYQQGNPYLLPEYINASELGYQWFKGRTSVTGTAFYRYSTGVVQRLRELDAETGITTTRPQNISNSRSYGVEASLAQPLAKWWRVSLNGSAFRNVIAASTGTELDNKNFAYTGRLNSVFTPIKSLDLQVSAFYRSRTVTTQGSFGQIFSTELGAKYSVLKDRGAITLRVSDVFDTQQFNIQFRGPNFRSDNEFKRETRVGFIGFTYRFGQAPGEGGPQRGRGRGRGEQQQQPQQDDNLGGGDFGG from the coding sequence ATGAGTTCAGTTTTTACTTCTTCCTCGCAGCAGCTGCCTAGGCTGTTGCTCGTCATTTTATTGCTGTTGCCGCTGAGCGTGTGGGCCCAAACCACCGGCTCGGTAACGGGCACTTTGCTCGATGGCTCCAACGGCCAGCCGGTGCCTTTTGCCAACGTGGTGCTGCTCCGCGCCCAGGACTCCACGCTGGTAACCGGCGCCCAAACCGCCGACAACGGCGCGTTCAAAATCGAAGGCGTGCCGTTTGGCAACTACTCGCTGCGCGTAACGCAGTTGGGCTACCGCCCGGCGCGGCGGCCCATTACGCTGTCGGCCGAGCAGGCTTCGTTGGCCCTAGGTCAGTTGCGCCTGCGCTCCACCACGCAGCAGCTGAAGGGCGTAACCGTAACGGGCGAACGGGCCATTGTGCAGGACAACCTCGACAAGAAGGTCATCAACGTATCGAAGGACCTGAGCACTGTGGGCGGAACCGCCGTGGATGTGCTGCAGAACGTGCCCTCGGTAAACGTGGACCAGAACGGCTCGGTGTCGCTGCGCGGCTCGCAAAACGTAACCATCTACATCGACGGCAAACCCACCGGCGCCGCTGGTGGCGGCCGTGCTGTCAACCTCGATCAGATTCCGGCTTCGCAAATTGAGAGCGTAGAAATCGTGACGAACCCCTCGGCTCGCTACGATGCCGAAGGCTCGGGCGGTATCCTGAACATTGTGCTGAAAAAGGAGCAGCGCAACGGCCTGAACGGCTCCGTAACGCTGAACGCCGGCACCCGCGATAAGTACAACGGCTCGGTGGCCCTGAACCTGCGCCAGGGCAAGTTCAACTTCTTCGGCAACTACGACGCCCGCTACGACAACCGCTTTACGCGCCGCAACCTCGACCAGGTAAGCACCCTGCGTGGCCGCGTAGAACGCGATTCAGCCATCGTGCTGACGCAGCGCGGCCGCGGCGACCGTACCGGCATGTCGCACAGTGGCCGTTTCGGTTTCGATTACACCCTCTCGCCGCAGCAAACCATTACGCTTTCGGTACAGCCGCGCCTGAACACCTCCGACGCCATTGAGACGCTGAACGCCAACCGCCGTTACGCTCCCACCGGCGCCGACCGCGGTTCGTTTATCCGCCGCAACGACTCCGAGGGCCGCAACCGCTCCACAGACTTCACGCTGGATTACCGCCGCACTTGGGCCGGCCAAAAACGCCGCGAGCTGATGGCCATGGCGGTGTTTACGCCCATCCGCAGCGAAAACATTACCGATTCGCGCCTCGACTCGGTGCAGGCCCGCCGCTTGCCCGCGCAGCCGCAACTGCAGCAGCAACGCAGCGACAACCGTCTCGACCAGGGCTCGGCCCAAATCGACTACGTGCATCCCTTGGGCGAAAAAGGCCGCCTCGACCTAGGGCTCAAAAGCGTGATGCGCCGCACCGATGCCGACTTCCAGTTTCTGCTCGGCCTATCGGATGCACTCCCGCTTACCTTCGACGCCAGCCGCTCCAACCGCTTTAAGTACGAGGAGTACATTCAGGCTGCTTACCTCACGTACCAGAACGTGCGCGGCAAGCTGAACTACCAAGTGGGCCTGCGCACCGAGCAAACCAACGCCCGCGGCCGCCAGCTCAACACGGCGCCCGCGCCCGGCGGCCAGCCCTTCCCGGCCGAGTTCCGCCGCAGCTACTTAGGGCTGTTCCCGTCGGTAACGCTGGCCTACGACGTTTCGCCTTCGCAGCGCGTGCAAGCCAGCTACTCGCGCCGCCTCAACCGCCCCGACGTCAACAGCCTCAATCCCTTCATCGATTACTCCGACCCGCTGAACTACCAGCAAGGCAACCCCTACTTGCTGCCCGAGTACATCAACGCCTCGGAGCTGGGCTACCAGTGGTTTAAGGGCCGCACCAGCGTTACGGGCACGGCCTTCTACCGCTACTCCACGGGCGTGGTGCAGCGCCTGCGCGAGCTCGACGCCGAAACGGGCATCACCACCACGCGTCCGCAAAACATCTCAAACAGCCGCTCCTACGGCGTAGAGGCTTCGCTGGCGCAGCCCTTGGCCAAGTGGTGGCGCGTGTCGCTCAACGGCTCGGCTTTCCGCAACGTAATTGCGGCCAGCACCGGCACCGAGCTCGACAACAAGAACTTCGCCTACACCGGCCGCCTGAACTCGGTGTTTACGCCCATCAAGTCGCTCGATTTGCAGGTGTCGGCGTTCTACCGCTCGCGCACCGTTACCACGCAGGGCTCGTTCGGCCAGATTTTCTCCACCGAGCTCGGCGCCAAGTACAGCGTGCTGAAAGACCGCGGCGCCATCACCCTGCGCGTTTCCGACGTGTTCGACACGCAGCAGTTCAACATCCAGTTCCGCGGCCCCAACTTCCGCAGCGACAACGAGTTTAAACGCGAAACCCGCGTGGGCTTCATCGGCTTTACGTATCGTTTCGGCCAGGCGCCCGGCGAGGGCGGCCCGCAGCGCGGCCGTGGCCGGGGCCGCGGCGAGCAGCAGCAACAGCCTCAGCAGGATGACAACCTAGGGGGCGGCGACTTTGGCGGGTAG